A region from the Salvia splendens isolate huo1 chromosome 15, SspV2, whole genome shotgun sequence genome encodes:
- the LOC121769370 gene encoding protein argonaute 7-like isoform X1 — MNIGPSADSFSSLPLKQVMEEEDESNTSTKCTPKTMSFRERGERAYTYHHHRHHHHHLLQNSYSFGYGFGFGYQNQYQNFPALLPLPPTIPLQLTAFPQNHTFGHKSNLRRGLCSPALATSSDYHFSAGKREIKNPVSMTYNRKENGRKKSDSKAMSYAIARRPDSGGVEGRVVTLLANHFLVKFSPSHRVFHYDVEISPSPSKDIARRIKKKLVEEHPGLLSGALPVYDGRRTLYSPVEFQEDRLEFFISLPVSIGKTSVEEVVDLSQKKQEHKIFRVNIKLVSKLDGKVLSSYLDSKGADATPLPQEYIHALDVVLREGPTDKCIASGRSFYSRLMGGAKEIGGGAIAYRGFFQSLRPTQQGLALNVDFSVTAFHESIGVIPYLQKRFDFMHDVCQTKARCLTGEERKEVERALKNIRIFVCHRETVQRYRVHSLTEEVTENLWFPDRDGSSLRLLHYFKDHYDYDVQYRNLPCLQISRRKPCYLPMELCVICEGQKFFGKLSDDQTAKLLKMGCQRPLQRKAIIDGVMHGPAGPTSGSMANEFKLHVAREMTQLKGRILYPPKLKLGHNGHVRNLTPSRHDRQWNLLDSHVFEGTCVKRWAIISFGGSTDQKSGIPRFINQLCQRCEQLGIFLNKSTVISPLFEPMHVLANAKVLESKLRKIHKAAFNNLQLLICVMERKHKGYADLKRIAETSIGVLSQCCLYSNLGRPSSQFLANIALKINAKVGGCTVALYNSLPCQMPRLFKHDEPVIFMGADVTHPHPLDDSSPSVAAVVGSVNWPAANKYASRMRSQTHRQEIIQDLASMVKEILDEFYEELSQLPRRIVFFRDGVSETQFNKVLHDELEAIRRACSKFPAYDPPITFFVVQKRHHTRLFPCEGADPSQSNDENVHPGTVVDTVITHPWEFDFYLCSHWGVKGTSRPIHYHVLWDESGFSSDEAQKLVYNLCYTFVRCTKPISLVPPAYYAHLAAYRGRLYLERLDSGTTSSTSPTVSRSAPPQAMPLPKLSDNIRKLMFYC; from the exons ATGAATATAGGCCCTTCTGCTGACTCCTttagctctctccctctcaaaCAAGtcatggaagaagaagatgaatccAATACCAGCACAAAATGCACTCCCAAAACTATGAGTTTTAGAGAGAGGGGAGAGAGAGCTTACACCTatcaccaccaccgccaccaccaccaccacctgtTGCAGAATTCATACAGCTTCGGCTATGGCTTTGGATTTGGCTACCAAAATCAATACCAAAATTTCCCTGCTTTGCTCCCTCTGCCTCCAACCATACCTCTGCAGCTCACAGCTTTCCCTCAAAATCACACCTTTGGACACAAATCCAATCTTCGGAGAGGTCTATGTAGCCCTGCTCTTGCAACTTCCTCGGATTACCATTTCTCTGCAG gtaaaagagaaataaaaaatcCAGTTAGCATGACTTATAACAGGAAGGAAAATGGGAGAAAGAAATCAGATTCTAAGGCTATGTCATATGCAATAGCAAGAAGGCCAGACTCTGGTGGGGTGGAAGGGAGAGTTGTCACTCTTCTTGCTAACCATTTCCTAGTCAAATTCAGCCCGTCCCACCGTGTTTTCCATTACGATGTTGAGATATCTCCGAGTCCCTCAAAGGACATTGCGCGTAGAATCAAGAAGAAGCTGGTTGAGGAGCATCCAGGCCTCTTATCTGGTGCTCTCCCTGTATATGATGGCCGGAGGACTCTATACAGCCCTGTTGAGTTCCAAGAAGATAGGCTTGAGTTCTTCATCAGCCTACCGGTATCTATAGGTAAAACTTCTGTGGAAGAAGTGGTGGACTTGTCACAGAAGAAGCAGGAGCATAAGATCTTTCGAGTCAATATCAAGCTTGTGTCGAAGTTGGATGGGAAAGTTCTGAGCAGCTATTTGGATAGCAAAGGAGCTGATGCCACACCTCTCCCTCAGGAGTACATCCATGCTCTTGATGTGGTGCTGAGGGAGGGGCCGACGGATAAGTGCATTGCCTCAGGGAGGTCGTTCTACTCTCGTTTGATGGGAGGGGCAAAGGAGATCGGAGGAGGAGCCATTGCATATAGAGGGTTTTTTCAGAGCCTGAGGCCAACACAGCAAGGTCTTGCCCTCAATGTGGATTTCTCTGTGACAGCTTTCCACGAGAGCATCGGAGTGATCCCTTACTTGCAGAAACGGTTCGACTTCATGCACGATGTCTGCCAAACAAAGGCAAGGTGCTTGACAGGTGAAGAGAGGAAGGAGGTCGAGAGGGCCCTTAAGAATATCCGGATCTTTGTCTGCCATAGAGAGACGGTGCAGAGATATCGAGTCCATAGCTTAACCGAGGAAGTTACTGAGAATCTATGGTTCCCTGATAGAGATGGTTCAAGTTTGAGGCTTTTACATTATTTCAAAGATCACTATGATTATGATGTGCAGTATAGAAATCTGCCATGTTTGCAGATTAGTAGGAGGAAGCCTTGCTATCTACCTATGGAGCTTTGTGTGATCTGTGAAGGGCAGAAGTTTTTCGGGAAGCTCTCGGATGATCAGACCGCGAAGCTCCTCAAAATGGGCTGCCAACGGCCGTTACAACGCAAGGCTATCATCGATGGAGTCATGCATGGGCCAGCCGGACCAACAAG TGGGAGCATGGCGAACGAGTTCAAGCTGCATGTGGCTAGAGAGATGACACAGTTGAAAGGGAGAATCCTTTACCCTCCGAAGCTCAAGCTCGGACACAATGGCCATGTGAGGAATCTGACCCCATCGCGCCACGACCGTCAATGGAACCTCCTAGATAGCCACGTCTTCGAGGGCACGTGCGTGAAGAGGTGGGCGATCATAAGCTTTGGCGGCTCGACTGATCAGAAATCCGGCATCCCAAGATTCATAAACCAGCTATGCCAAAGGTGTGAACAGTTGGGAATTTTCCTAAACAAGAGCACTGTGATTAGCCCTCTCTTTGAGCCAATGCATGTTCTTGCAAATGCCAAAGTGTTGGAATCAAAGCTGAGGAAGATTCACAAGGCTGCCTTCAACAATCTGCAGCTCCTTATATGTGTGATGGAGAGGAAACACAAGGGATACGCTGACTTGAAACGGATCGCTGAGACGAGCATCGGTGTATTGAGTCAGTGCTGCCTCTACTCGAATCTTGGAAGGCCGAGCTCGCAGTTCCTTGCCAACATAGCCCTCAAGATCAACGCCAAAGTCGGGGGTTGCACGGTCGCGTTGTACAACTCGTTGCCTTGCCAAATGCCGAGGCTCTTCAAGCACGATGAGCCGGTCATCTTCATGGGAGCCGATGTGACTCACCCCCACCCGTTGGACGACAGCAGCCCCTCCGTTGCTGCAGTTGTGGGAAGCGTGAACTGGCCGGCCGCGAATAAGTACGCGTCGCGGATGAGATCACAAACGCACCGGCAAGAGATCATCCAAGATTTGGCCTCAATGGTTAAGGAGATATTGGATGAGTTCTACGAAGAGCTCTCCCAACTCCCGAGGCGAATCGTGTTCTTCCGAGATGGGGTGAGCGAGACGCAGTTCAACAAGGTGCTCCACGACGAGCTAGAGGCGATACGGCGTGCCTGCTCGAAGTTCCCGGCCTACGACCCACCGATCACGTTTTTTGTGGTACAAAAGCGGCACCACACGCGTCTCTTCCCTTGTGAGGGAGCCGATCCGTCTCAATCCAACGACGAGAACGTGCATCCAGGGACGGTCGTGGACACAGTGATCACGCACCCCTGGGAGTTCGACTTCTACCTCTGCAGCCACTGGGGCGTGAAGGGGACGAGCCGACCGATACACTACCACGTGCTGTGGGACGAGAGCGGCTTCTCGTCCGACGAAGCACAAAAATTGGTTTATAACCTATGCTATACCTTTGTGAGGTGCACTAAGCCTATCTCGTTGGTTCCGCCGGCCTACTATGCGCACCTTGCAGCATACAGGGGCCGGCTGTACCTCGAGCGCTTGGATTCAGGAACTACGAGCTCGACGAGCCCCACCGTGTCGCGGTCAGCCCCGCCGCAGGCAATGCCCTTGCCTAAACTTAGTGATAATATTAGGAAGCTAATGTTTTACTGCTGA
- the LOC121769370 gene encoding protein argonaute 7-like isoform X2 yields the protein MSYAIARRPDSGGVEGRVVTLLANHFLVKFSPSHRVFHYDVEISPSPSKDIARRIKKKLVEEHPGLLSGALPVYDGRRTLYSPVEFQEDRLEFFISLPVSIGKTSVEEVVDLSQKKQEHKIFRVNIKLVSKLDGKVLSSYLDSKGADATPLPQEYIHALDVVLREGPTDKCIASGRSFYSRLMGGAKEIGGGAIAYRGFFQSLRPTQQGLALNVDFSVTAFHESIGVIPYLQKRFDFMHDVCQTKARCLTGEERKEVERALKNIRIFVCHRETVQRYRVHSLTEEVTENLWFPDRDGSSLRLLHYFKDHYDYDVQYRNLPCLQISRRKPCYLPMELCVICEGQKFFGKLSDDQTAKLLKMGCQRPLQRKAIIDGVMHGPAGPTSGSMANEFKLHVAREMTQLKGRILYPPKLKLGHNGHVRNLTPSRHDRQWNLLDSHVFEGTCVKRWAIISFGGSTDQKSGIPRFINQLCQRCEQLGIFLNKSTVISPLFEPMHVLANAKVLESKLRKIHKAAFNNLQLLICVMERKHKGYADLKRIAETSIGVLSQCCLYSNLGRPSSQFLANIALKINAKVGGCTVALYNSLPCQMPRLFKHDEPVIFMGADVTHPHPLDDSSPSVAAVVGSVNWPAANKYASRMRSQTHRQEIIQDLASMVKEILDEFYEELSQLPRRIVFFRDGVSETQFNKVLHDELEAIRRACSKFPAYDPPITFFVVQKRHHTRLFPCEGADPSQSNDENVHPGTVVDTVITHPWEFDFYLCSHWGVKGTSRPIHYHVLWDESGFSSDEAQKLVYNLCYTFVRCTKPISLVPPAYYAHLAAYRGRLYLERLDSGTTSSTSPTVSRSAPPQAMPLPKLSDNIRKLMFYC from the exons ATGTCATATGCAATAGCAAGAAGGCCAGACTCTGGTGGGGTGGAAGGGAGAGTTGTCACTCTTCTTGCTAACCATTTCCTAGTCAAATTCAGCCCGTCCCACCGTGTTTTCCATTACGATGTTGAGATATCTCCGAGTCCCTCAAAGGACATTGCGCGTAGAATCAAGAAGAAGCTGGTTGAGGAGCATCCAGGCCTCTTATCTGGTGCTCTCCCTGTATATGATGGCCGGAGGACTCTATACAGCCCTGTTGAGTTCCAAGAAGATAGGCTTGAGTTCTTCATCAGCCTACCGGTATCTATAGGTAAAACTTCTGTGGAAGAAGTGGTGGACTTGTCACAGAAGAAGCAGGAGCATAAGATCTTTCGAGTCAATATCAAGCTTGTGTCGAAGTTGGATGGGAAAGTTCTGAGCAGCTATTTGGATAGCAAAGGAGCTGATGCCACACCTCTCCCTCAGGAGTACATCCATGCTCTTGATGTGGTGCTGAGGGAGGGGCCGACGGATAAGTGCATTGCCTCAGGGAGGTCGTTCTACTCTCGTTTGATGGGAGGGGCAAAGGAGATCGGAGGAGGAGCCATTGCATATAGAGGGTTTTTTCAGAGCCTGAGGCCAACACAGCAAGGTCTTGCCCTCAATGTGGATTTCTCTGTGACAGCTTTCCACGAGAGCATCGGAGTGATCCCTTACTTGCAGAAACGGTTCGACTTCATGCACGATGTCTGCCAAACAAAGGCAAGGTGCTTGACAGGTGAAGAGAGGAAGGAGGTCGAGAGGGCCCTTAAGAATATCCGGATCTTTGTCTGCCATAGAGAGACGGTGCAGAGATATCGAGTCCATAGCTTAACCGAGGAAGTTACTGAGAATCTATGGTTCCCTGATAGAGATGGTTCAAGTTTGAGGCTTTTACATTATTTCAAAGATCACTATGATTATGATGTGCAGTATAGAAATCTGCCATGTTTGCAGATTAGTAGGAGGAAGCCTTGCTATCTACCTATGGAGCTTTGTGTGATCTGTGAAGGGCAGAAGTTTTTCGGGAAGCTCTCGGATGATCAGACCGCGAAGCTCCTCAAAATGGGCTGCCAACGGCCGTTACAACGCAAGGCTATCATCGATGGAGTCATGCATGGGCCAGCCGGACCAACAAG TGGGAGCATGGCGAACGAGTTCAAGCTGCATGTGGCTAGAGAGATGACACAGTTGAAAGGGAGAATCCTTTACCCTCCGAAGCTCAAGCTCGGACACAATGGCCATGTGAGGAATCTGACCCCATCGCGCCACGACCGTCAATGGAACCTCCTAGATAGCCACGTCTTCGAGGGCACGTGCGTGAAGAGGTGGGCGATCATAAGCTTTGGCGGCTCGACTGATCAGAAATCCGGCATCCCAAGATTCATAAACCAGCTATGCCAAAGGTGTGAACAGTTGGGAATTTTCCTAAACAAGAGCACTGTGATTAGCCCTCTCTTTGAGCCAATGCATGTTCTTGCAAATGCCAAAGTGTTGGAATCAAAGCTGAGGAAGATTCACAAGGCTGCCTTCAACAATCTGCAGCTCCTTATATGTGTGATGGAGAGGAAACACAAGGGATACGCTGACTTGAAACGGATCGCTGAGACGAGCATCGGTGTATTGAGTCAGTGCTGCCTCTACTCGAATCTTGGAAGGCCGAGCTCGCAGTTCCTTGCCAACATAGCCCTCAAGATCAACGCCAAAGTCGGGGGTTGCACGGTCGCGTTGTACAACTCGTTGCCTTGCCAAATGCCGAGGCTCTTCAAGCACGATGAGCCGGTCATCTTCATGGGAGCCGATGTGACTCACCCCCACCCGTTGGACGACAGCAGCCCCTCCGTTGCTGCAGTTGTGGGAAGCGTGAACTGGCCGGCCGCGAATAAGTACGCGTCGCGGATGAGATCACAAACGCACCGGCAAGAGATCATCCAAGATTTGGCCTCAATGGTTAAGGAGATATTGGATGAGTTCTACGAAGAGCTCTCCCAACTCCCGAGGCGAATCGTGTTCTTCCGAGATGGGGTGAGCGAGACGCAGTTCAACAAGGTGCTCCACGACGAGCTAGAGGCGATACGGCGTGCCTGCTCGAAGTTCCCGGCCTACGACCCACCGATCACGTTTTTTGTGGTACAAAAGCGGCACCACACGCGTCTCTTCCCTTGTGAGGGAGCCGATCCGTCTCAATCCAACGACGAGAACGTGCATCCAGGGACGGTCGTGGACACAGTGATCACGCACCCCTGGGAGTTCGACTTCTACCTCTGCAGCCACTGGGGCGTGAAGGGGACGAGCCGACCGATACACTACCACGTGCTGTGGGACGAGAGCGGCTTCTCGTCCGACGAAGCACAAAAATTGGTTTATAACCTATGCTATACCTTTGTGAGGTGCACTAAGCCTATCTCGTTGGTTCCGCCGGCCTACTATGCGCACCTTGCAGCATACAGGGGCCGGCTGTACCTCGAGCGCTTGGATTCAGGAACTACGAGCTCGACGAGCCCCACCGTGTCGCGGTCAGCCCCGCCGCAGGCAATGCCCTTGCCTAAACTTAGTGATAATATTAGGAAGCTAATGTTTTACTGCTGA